The stretch of DNA GCCGGGCCCTGACGCGCCGAACTGGAGCAGGAAAGCGCCATCGGGTGAGAACTTCTGGACTCGATCGTTGCCCCAGTCGGCGACGTACACATTGCCCTGGCGGTCTAGGTGGATGCCGAAGGGGCTGTCGAGATCCCCCGGCCCGCTGCCCTTGCCTCCCCATACGGCTAGATGCTGGCCGTCTTTGGAGAACTTTTGAATTCGATGGTTGCGGCTTTCCGAAATATAGACGTTGTCGTCATCATCAAGCCGAATGCCTGCCGCGCCTCCAAGCTGCCCCGGGGCGCTTCCGGCCTCTCCCCATTTTGTTACGAAGGCCCGGTCCCTGGTAAATACCGACACCCTGTTCAAATACTCGTCGGTTACGTAGACATTGCCTGAGCTGTCTCGGGCGATGCCGGCGGGCCAGATGAACTGGCCATCCCCGCTGCCTATGGCGCCGGTCTCGCCGATTTTCGAGTCGTTTTCCAAATCCCACTGGGTCCATCGTTGGAAGAAGGTGCCGAAATAGGTGTCGGCGCCGGTGCTTCGGCTCACCACATAGACGACGCCTTTTTCCGCGAGGGCGATGTCCATAGGGCCGTTGCACATCTGAAGCCCGCCGACGCAGTGGCTGTAGGAGTAGGTGCGTCCGGCGACGGTCTTAGTCAGAGCCATGTTGTTTCCTCATCGGATTGCGAGATGTAAAAATGCCTTAGCAGAACTGGTATTCCCTGGTGGACGCTATAAGTTGCAGCATCTCGCCGACTCGCTGCTGGAAGGCGTGGCGGTCGGCGGCGGTGACGCCTTTGGGGAGAGGCCCCGCGGCTTTGGCGTGGGCGACCAGCTCTTTTCGGGTTTCCTGGCCCACCCTGACCTCGCCAAGGAGCCTAAGACATCCGTCCACCAGACCCTCCTCGCTGAGCGGACGCTCTTTGCTCAGGCTATCCACAATAGAGCCAACGCCGGGGTAGGAGGTGTTCCCTAACCTTTCGGCCATGAAGTTGACCCTGCGCACCAGGGAGCCGGTGTTAATCCACTCGGCGCCGGTGTGCCAGCCCTCTACGCTGGGAGGGTCCAGGACTTCCTGCCCTTGATAGCCGGTCTCGAAGGCCAACTGCATGTGGCTGGGGTCCGGCCCGTCGACACCGCCGGCTATCTTGGTGGTGCCGACGACGACTTCGATGGGACTCTTAACTTTGGCAAACCACACTTTTTCATCTTTAAAAAAGTCCGAGTTAAACAGGAAGCGAAGGGTAGGTTTTAGCTCAAAATTTGAGTCTTTAAACACCTTAGCAATGGCGTCCACAGCCTTGGGGTTCTTGGAAGGAATGTCCAGCCAGGAAGGGACCTGCACTTCATCTTCCACAAAGAAGTTGTACAGGTGACGGGCTATGAACTTATGGCAGGAGGTCTCTTCCAGGATGATGTTTATGATGTCCTCGCCGTTGAAGCGGCCGGTACGTCCAAGGAAGGTTTTGTCGCCGTTGTCATGGTCCTCAGCCCGGTACTCGAACTCCCAGTACCACCTTCCGTAGGGATTGCGAGGAAGCTTGGGCTTCATGGTCCAGCCGGTAAAGGCCGTGGCTGCCATCTTGACGTCGTCTTCGGTATAGTGGCCTTGTCCCATGGAGAAGAGTTCCAAAAGTTCCCTGCCCCAGTTCTCGTTGGGGGCAGTCCGATGGTTCTGATTGTTGTCCAGCCAGTAAAGCATGGCGGGGTCTTTGGAGAGGCGGATGAGGATGTCTCGATAGTTGCCCATGCCTTGATGGCGGAACATGTCTAGCTGGCGAAGCATCTGAGGCGGGTTGTCTACCTTTGCGTTACCTGTGGCAAAGACCATGTGCCAAAAAAGGGTCATCTTCTCCTCGAGAGGTCGAGGGGAGTTCATAAAACAGTAAAGAACCGCCATCTGAGCGGAGGGAGGGTTCTCCGGTTTCTCGGCCAGGGGGTGGTATCGGTGGAGAAGCCTGGTATCTATGCCGGGTATGCCGTGGGACGCCGGGTCTACCAGCTCCTCCACCGTGGCCTCATAGCCTTTGGCGGCATAGGACTTAATCATCTCGTAAGGAGCGCCAAATCCAGCCCGCCTTATCAGGTGAGCAATCAGTCCAATGTCTCTTCCCATAAGCCAACCTCAGAGTCAGATATAATAGCTGAGGGAAAGCTAGCATTGGGCGACTCACAGTGTCAATCAGGGGGATTACCGCACAGGCGCTGGGCTTGACGCTTTTGTGGGGCCTATGCTAAAAACAGATTCAGACAAATCAAGTTGCTGGCAGGAAAGATGCCTTTAATAGAGTACGGGTGTTACAAATGCCGGGAGGTGAGTGAGGTCCTGGTGAAGGACCGGAACAACATACCTGACACCGCTAAATGTGAATACTGCGGCAGCGAGGAGACTACTCGTCTAATATCGCAGGTGAACTACAAGGTGCAAAAGAAGGCGAAGTATAACGACGACTTCCTGGGGAAGGCTTTGCCGGCGATGCGGAAGAAGAAGGAGACGGCGGAGTTTTTTGCCGAGGGGAAGGGGTCTGACGACTCGAAGATGTTTGAGCTAGGGGAACAGATTGGGGGGAAGATAGATAACATGATTGAGAAGAATATTTTTAGACGGAAGAAGTAGACGCTGGGTCTTGCCAAGGAAGCGCCCCGATTTTTGTCGGGGCGCTTCCTTTTTGGAATTGCTTAGCAACCTTAAACAGGGAAGCCAGCCTTGTTTCTAATCGGTATACCATCCCCTTTGTCCCCTTTCCCGACTGCATCGGGACAGAGTACAGCCTGCTGGAAGGGGAAGAATAAATTAGGCTCACCTCATCACCCTCCTTCGGCCAGGCTCAGGACGGCGTCTAGCTCCCTCTTCTCCTTGGACAACAGGAGAAGAGGGAGAACCAGATGGGAGAATTACAGCACTGAGCGCTATTCGTATCGGAGGGCTTCGGCGGGGTGGATGCCGGCGGCCTGGCGGGCGGGGAGGATGGTGGTGATGACGGAGAAGATGTAGGCGATGCCGACGATGAGGCTTACCTGGAGCCAGGGGACGGAGAAGGTGACGCCCTGGAAGTCGTCTTGGATGTCCTCGACGATGTTGTAGGAGATGATGCTGCCCAGGGCTATGCCAAGGGCGATGCCCAAGAGGGCTATGAAGGAGGACTCCAGGAAGAAGCCAAACTGGATCATGCCTTTTCGATAGCCGATGGCGCGGAGGACGCCGATTTGCTGCCGGCGCTCCACCACGGCGCGCAGGCTTATGACGCCCAGGGCGGCCACGCCGACGACGAGGCCGAGGCCCATGAAGGCGGTGAAGAGGTTGTTAAAGGCTCGGTTGGCGGACACCTGGTCGTCGATGAGCTCTTCCAGGACATCGGACTCCATGCCGTTGGACAGGAAAGCGGATTCAAGTTTTCTAGCAGTGGAGGGGATGTCTACGCCGGGGGAGGTCCTGAAGCGGTAGGTGGTGACGGGTATGGGGAAGGGCAAAGCGTCGTCGACAGCTTGCTTGGAGACGATGAGGCCGCTGGGGTTGTCGGTGGTGAAGTCCAGGACGGCGATGATGGTCAGGTTGAGGTCAATGTCAGTGCGGGGCTCGAGGACCTCAATCTGGATAGGCTGCATAGAGGTGTCTTCTATAAAGAGGCCTTCAATGCGGAAGGTGCCGAAGCCCTCCTCGAACTCGCCGCCGGTGTCGCTAGGGACGATGGAGGAGTCGGCGACGGCGAGGGTGGGGTCTCGGCGTAGGGCCTCCCAGACCTCTTCGGCGGAGCTGTAGTCCGGCGACAGGATTTTGAATTCGTACCTGGTGGCGGCGAGGAAACCGTCGTCGACGGCCTGGATTTCGAGGCCGCGG from SAR202 cluster bacterium encodes:
- a CDS encoding DUF1800 domain-containing protein, whose product is MGRDIGLIAHLIRRAGFGAPYEMIKSYAAKGYEATVEELVDPASHGIPGIDTRLLHRYHPLAEKPENPPSAQMAVLYCFMNSPRPLEEKMTLFWHMVFATGNAKVDNPPQMLRQLDMFRHQGMGNYRDILIRLSKDPAMLYWLDNNQNHRTAPNENWGRELLELFSMGQGHYTEDDVKMAATAFTGWTMKPKLPRNPYGRWYWEFEYRAEDHDNGDKTFLGRTGRFNGEDIINIILEETSCHKFIARHLYNFFVEDEVQVPSWLDIPSKNPKAVDAIAKVFKDSNFELKPTLRFLFNSDFFKDEKVWFAKVKSPIEVVVGTTKIAGGVDGPDPSHMQLAFETGYQGQEVLDPPSVEGWHTGAEWINTGSLVRRVNFMAERLGNTSYPGVGSIVDSLSKERPLSEEGLVDGCLRLLGEVRVGQETRKELVAHAKAAGPLPKGVTAADRHAFQQRVGEMLQLIASTREYQFC